From Acidobacteriota bacterium:
GCTGCGGTGGACTACCCCGACTACGCCGAGAAGGTCGGGCTGGTCCTGAAAGGGGCGCGGGCTGACCGCGGTATCGTCATCTGCGGCAGCGGCGTTGGCGCCTCGGTGGCCGCCAACAAGCTCCCCGGCATTCGCGCCGGCGTCTGCCACGATACCTATTCCGCCCACCAGGGAGTCGAGCATGACGATATGAATGTCCTGGTCCTGGGGGCTCGCATCGTGGGCATCGAGCTGGCTCGAGAAGTGGTCCTGTCTTTCCTGGGCGCCAGGTTCACGGGAGAGGAGCGCCACCTGCGGCGCCTGGGAAAAGTGGCGGCGCTGGAAACCCGCTACCGCTGAAGAACTTCCCCCGTGCCTGCCGAGACGGCGTCACCCCTGGAATGCGTGCCCCTTCGTTGAATTCTCAAACCCATTTCCTGAACCCGAAGCTGTCCCATGCCGTGTCGGCGGCACTTGAGAACTGGGACAGGGGAAACAATACCGCTCGCCTGTGGTCCGGAGACCCCTCGCTCTGGACAGGGGCCGATGAGAATCGCTGGCTGGGCTGGCTGTCCCTGACGGAGGGCCCCGACCGCAGTCCGCGCCTGGAGCAGCTCGTCGGGGAGATTCGCCGGGAGGGATTGTCCCACCTGTTGCTGCTGGGAATGGGAGGCTCCAGCCTCTTTCCCGAAGTCCTGGCAGCAACTTTCGGCAAGCAGCAGGGATACCCGGAACTTCACGTCCTCGACTCCACCGACCCCGCGCAAATCCTGCGTTTCGAATCCCGAATCGACCTGTCACGAACCCTCTTCATCGTTTCCAGCAAGTCCGGCAGCACCCTGGAACCCAACATTCTGAAACAGTACTTCTTGGAGCGGGTGAAACAGGTCCCGGGTGAATCCGAAGCGGGAAGGCGCTTTATTGCCATCACCGACCCCGATTCCAGGCTGCAGAAAGCTGCCGAAAGGGAGGGCTTCCGATCCATCTTTTTTGGAGAGCCGGCCGTCGGGGGCCGCTACTCGGCGCTGTCGAACTTCGGCAGAGTGCCGGCAGCCTTGATGGGACTGGATGCAGCCGGGTTCATCTTTCGAGCCCGCTCCATGGCTCAAGCCTGCAAGCCTCAGGTTCCCGCACACCGGAATCCCGGGGTGGTCCTGGGAGCCATTCTGGGCACCCTGGCCAAGTCAGGCAGGGACAAGTTCACTCTGATCACCGCGCCGGAAATCTCGACATTGGGCGCCTGGCTGGAGCAGTTGCTGGCCGAGTCGACCGGTAAGGATGGAAAGGGCCTCATTCCCGTCGACGGCGAGTCGGTGGGGCCTCCCGCCGTCTACGGAGAGGACCGGTTCTTCCTTCACATTCGGTTGGACTCCGGCCGGGACCCAAAACAGGAGCAGGCCGTCAGGGATCTGAAGCAGAGCGGGCATCCCGTCGTTCAGATCTCCATGGCCGACCGCTACGACCTCGGCCGGGAAGTCTTTCGATGGGAGATGGCGACGGCAGTGGCCGGATCGCTCCTGGAGATCGATCCCTTCAATCAGCCCGATGTCGAGGCCAGCAAGATTGCAACCAGGGACTTGACCCAGCGCTACGAACGGGAGGGCTCATTCCCTCGGGAAACCGCCTTCTTCAGCCAGGGCGGGATTTCCCTGCTTGCCGACGAGGAGAACTGCAGCTCGCTGTCCCGGGCCGTGGGGGCCGATCCCACCCTGGCATCCATTTTACAGGCCCACCTGGGGCAACTCACCCGCGGAGACTATTTCGCGATCCTGGCCTATCTCGAGATGAGTCCCCAGAACCAGAGTCTTCTTCAGAGTTTGAGGCACCAGGTTCGGGACCGGTTCGGTGTCGCCACCTGTCTGGGTTTCGGCCCGCGCTTTCTGCACTCGACCGGCCAGGCCTACAAGGGCGGCCCCGACAGCGGAGTCTTTCTGCAGGTCACCGGAGAGGACACGCAGGATTTGCCGGTGCCCGGCCGGAAATACACCTTCGGAGCCGTAAAGGACGCCCAGGCCAGGGGGGATTTTCAGGTGCTCTCCCAACGGAGGCGCAGAGCCTTGAGGGTCCACTTGAGCGCCCCGGTGGAGGAAGGCTTGAGACGGCTCAACCGGACCCTGGACATGGGGTTGGCGTCCACCTGACCTGAAACACCCCTGTCTCGCTCCTAATGAGACCCCCGTCCCATACCACGGGGCGGCTCATGAACGGCGAAACAGGCACATTCCAGGTGAGTGGATAGTTGTGTGATCGACAAGTTGTGCGTACCTGAAACGACTCCGGGTTCGGGTAAAGAATGATTTGATTCACATCGATGCACAGGACGCACAGGATTTTTTGTGGAGACGGCTGGCTTGTATTCTCGGAAACCCGCAATTCGTACGTGATCATCGCCGGAATCAGCCGCTCGTGCAGCAGCGTCCCGTCCTGACGATATTGTGACATCCGGGTTATTCGTTTTGATTCGTGTTCACTCGTGGTTCGTCCTCATTACCCAGACGATCCCAAGCGACAACGATCGGCTGTCTGTTCTCTGAATGTTCCGCCCGCCCGTGCGGGGACGGGTGCGACCGAAACGCCCGAATCCCTCACCGGACGGGGCATCGCGGCGACTCACAGGTCCTATCAAAGAGGTTGGCCTGCCGGGATGGGTTGATTTCCCCGGTACTGGAGTGCAAGCTATTCATTGAGGTTTGTTTCCATGTACGAGAAGCCGCTGCGATTGGCCGTCGTCTTTCGGGGAACAGCATTGCTGATGTTTCTTGTGCTTTTCGGAGGAGTCGGTCGAGTCGGCGGGCAGACCTACTCCCGGGTGCCCGCCAAAAGCTCGGAATTATGCACGGTTTGCGGGGCGGAACTGACTTCCGACGATGTGGCCTTGATCGTGCGAGGGCGCCGGACTCCCCTCCGCCAGGCCCACGTCGAGACGTTCCTGAAAAATCTGGAACGGGGCTTCTACAGCCAACAGCCCAGGGGCGCCCTGTTTCAGGAGGATATGTCGGCACCGCCGGGCACGGCCCAGGGAGGAATCAGTCGGGGTTGGTTTGTGTTCGGACTGCTGGTTCTGTCCTCCCTGATATGCGGAGGTCTGAGCGGCTACCGCGCCCTGTCTATGGGCCTGCCCCCGCTGGCGCCCTTCTTTATCGGCTTCTTTCTGAATCTGCCGGGTCTTCTCTACGTCATCTCCCGTCCGGCCGGACAGGGTCACGGCCAGGTGCCCAGTGGACTGGTCAAGGTTCCGGAAACCGTAGCCCCTGTGCCCTGTCCCGCTTGCGGGGAGGTCAACCACCCCACCGCCCGGCGGTGCCTGCGGTGCGGGAAGGAACTGACCCCCTCGCAACAGTCCGAGGTGACGCGAGCCTGAGCAGACCGAAGAACGAGTCTGGAGGTGATTCACTCCGATGGCACTGATCCCTTTCGCCAACAGAATCAAGCAGAGACTGGTCTCGGTGCTCCACTCGGGAAGCGGGCCCAATGAACGCCCTCTCCTGGGCAAGCACAACCAGAGCAACATTTCGGGCTTCTTCGTTATCGGCGATCTGGCCGGCGCCCCCGTCATCAAGTCTGCCATGGCCCAGGGCTACGAGGTGGTGGAGCACATCGCCTCCCTGCCGGGTGCGGTCGGGGGCGACGACCCCGAACTGCTGGACCTGCTGATCGTAGGCGCGGGCGCTGCCGGGCTCAACGCGGCCCTGCAGGCAGACGAGCGCGGCATGCGTTACCTCCTGCTGGAAAAGGAACAGATCGCCAATACCATCGAGAACTTCCCCGAGGGCAAATGGGTCTACGCGGAACCGGACAGCCACCCCCCCAAAGGCAAGCTTTGGCTTGACGGGGCCACCAAGGAAGACCTGGTGCACCGCTGGAACCAGATCATTACCGACAACCAAGTGAACCTCCACACCCGTGAACCGGTGACCGGCTGCCGGAAGAAGGCCGGCGTCTTCGAGGTGTCTACCCCCAAGGCAAACTATCGGGCCAAGCGGGTGGTGCTGGCCACCGGGCAACGGGGAAATCCACGCAAGCTCAAGGTCCCCGGGGAAGATCGCGAGCCCGTCTACCACCGGCTCTATTCGCCCAGGAAATACAAGAACGAGAACCTTCTGGTGGTGGGGGGCGGCAACAGCGCCGTGGAGGCGGCGCTCACGCTGAGCCGGGAGAACCGGGTTCTTCTTTCCTATCGCGGTGATACCTTCAGCCGCATCTTCAAGGACAATGAACGGCAGCTCGCACAGGCGGTTCAGGAAGACCGGGTGGAGCTCCTGCTCAACTCCAACGTGACTGAATTCGGGGAGGAGGAAGCCAGTCTTACTATTGAGGAGAACGGTTCACGGCGAGAACGCAAGATCCCCTATGACCATGCCTTCGTCCTGATCGGGGCCGACGTGCCGCGGCGCTTCCTGAAGTCCCTGGGATTGAGAATGGAAAACGAATGGGAGGGGAGCCTGCTTCGGGCGGCGGGCTTGACGCTGTTGGGTCTGGCCGGCGCCTGGATATTCGGCGCCCACCAGGGCGGGCAGGCTCGCCTGGCGGGTCTCGATCTTTCGCTGATCCCGTCCTGGGGTGGAATCCTGGCCTGGGCCCTGAGCCTGGGCCTGCTGATCAAGCATGGAGTTCAGCGAGATCGCTTCGCCTGGCTGGGACTCTCCTTTTTTGTCTGGTACACGATTTATGGCGCCAAGCTGGGCACCGGCGAGGAGTTCTGGCCCTACAGGGATTGGGGGTATCGCTTCCTCTCCCTGGCCGATCGACCCTGGGCCTTCTGGTACACCGTCCTCTACACCCTGCTGATGACTGTCTTTGGGCTCGAGGCCGTGAAGCGCTGGGGACTGGACCGCAAGGACAAGTTTCAGATCTGGCGTTATATCTCTCTGCTGAGTTTCCAGTGGATCTTCTTCTTCCTCGTCCCCGAGTTCCTGTTTCAATCGGCGGTGAAACACCAATGGATCGGAACGCAGTTGGCTTCCGATCCGACCTTTGCCGATCAGGCCTGGCGCAGCTACGGCATCGTCTACGCCTGGCCCCTGTTCTTCTACACCTTCTTCTACGATCCCCACCAGATCTGGGTGGTCTGGGGAGTTCTCCTGACCTTTGTGCTGATTCCGATCCTCGTGCTCTTCCAGGGCAAGCGCTACTGCTCCTGGATCTGCGGGTGCGGGGGGCTGGCCGAGACCTTTGGCGATCGCTGGCGCCACCTGGCGCCCAAGGGCAAGGCCTCCATTCGCT
This genomic window contains:
- the rpiB gene encoding ribose 5-phosphate isomerase B, producing MRIAMGSDHAGFGLKEQIKQFVQDQGHEVQDCGTHDAAAVDYPDYAEKVGLVLKGARADRGIVICGSGVGASVAANKLPGIRAGVCHDTYSAHQGVEHDDMNVLVLGARIVGIELAREVVLSFLGARFTGEERHLRRLGKVAALETRYR
- a CDS encoding bifunctional transaldolase/phosoglucose isomerase produces the protein MNSQTHFLNPKLSHAVSAALENWDRGNNTARLWSGDPSLWTGADENRWLGWLSLTEGPDRSPRLEQLVGEIRREGLSHLLLLGMGGSSLFPEVLAATFGKQQGYPELHVLDSTDPAQILRFESRIDLSRTLFIVSSKSGSTLEPNILKQYFLERVKQVPGESEAGRRFIAITDPDSRLQKAAEREGFRSIFFGEPAVGGRYSALSNFGRVPAALMGLDAAGFIFRARSMAQACKPQVPAHRNPGVVLGAILGTLAKSGRDKFTLITAPEISTLGAWLEQLLAESTGKDGKGLIPVDGESVGPPAVYGEDRFFLHIRLDSGRDPKQEQAVRDLKQSGHPVVQISMADRYDLGREVFRWEMATAVAGSLLEIDPFNQPDVEASKIATRDLTQRYEREGSFPRETAFFSQGGISLLADEENCSSLSRAVGADPTLASILQAHLGQLTRGDYFAILAYLEMSPQNQSLLQSLRHQVRDRFGVATCLGFGPRFLHSTGQAYKGGPDSGVFLQVTGEDTQDLPVPGRKYTFGAVKDAQARGDFQVLSQRRRRALRVHLSAPVEEGLRRLNRTLDMGLAST
- a CDS encoding zinc ribbon domain-containing protein, translated to MYEKPLRLAVVFRGTALLMFLVLFGGVGRVGGQTYSRVPAKSSELCTVCGAELTSDDVALIVRGRRTPLRQAHVETFLKNLERGFYSQQPRGALFQEDMSAPPGTAQGGISRGWFVFGLLVLSSLICGGLSGYRALSMGLPPLAPFFIGFFLNLPGLLYVISRPAGQGHGQVPSGLVKVPETVAPVPCPACGEVNHPTARRCLRCGKELTPSQQSEVTRA
- a CDS encoding NAD(P)-binding domain-containing protein: MALIPFANRIKQRLVSVLHSGSGPNERPLLGKHNQSNISGFFVIGDLAGAPVIKSAMAQGYEVVEHIASLPGAVGGDDPELLDLLIVGAGAAGLNAALQADERGMRYLLLEKEQIANTIENFPEGKWVYAEPDSHPPKGKLWLDGATKEDLVHRWNQIITDNQVNLHTREPVTGCRKKAGVFEVSTPKANYRAKRVVLATGQRGNPRKLKVPGEDREPVYHRLYSPRKYKNENLLVVGGGNSAVEAALTLSRENRVLLSYRGDTFSRIFKDNERQLAQAVQEDRVELLLNSNVTEFGEEEASLTIEENGSRRERKIPYDHAFVLIGADVPRRFLKSLGLRMENEWEGSLLRAAGLTLLGLAGAWIFGAHQGGQARLAGLDLSLIPSWGGILAWALSLGLLIKHGVQRDRFAWLGLSFFVWYTIYGAKLGTGEEFWPYRDWGYRFLSLADRPWAFWYTVLYTLLMTVFGLEAVKRWGLDRKDKFQIWRYISLLSFQWIFFFLVPEFLFQSAVKHQWIGTQLASDPTFADQAWRSYGIVYAWPLFFYTFFYDPHQIWVVWGVLLTFVLIPILVLFQGKRYCSWICGCGGLAETFGDRWRHLAPKGKASIRWEWMNTAVLIAAVAVTVLVLIKDAYGVLAAEADLSIHLYRLYADVWLVGILPVTLYPFLGGKVWCRYWCPLAKLMQIQSKFFTRLRWSRFRIKSNDKCIGCNECSRNCQVGIDVMSFALKQETIDNHETSCIGCGICVTACPMDVLSFGPLVQISLPENGGLPRHPPPVTGSRPDTMAGVPGAHGSH